A single window of Helicobacter pylori NCTC 11637 = CCUG 17874 = ATCC 43504 = JCM 12093 DNA harbors:
- a CDS encoding mechanosensitive ion channel family protein, producing the protein MRLLLWWVLVLLLFLNPLRAVEEHETDAVDLFLIFNQINQLNQVIETYKKNPERSAEISLYNTQKNDLIKSLTSKVLNERDKIGIDINQNLKEQEKIKKRLSRSIKGDNFYTFMKDRLSLDILLIDEILYRFIDKIRSSIDIFSEQKDVESISDSFLLRLGQFKLYTFPKNLDNVKMHELEQMFSDYELRLNTYTEVLRYIKNHPKEVLPKNLIMEVNMDFVLNKISKVLPFTAHSLQVSKIALALMILTLLLGLRQLITWLLAKFLDWIFEIMQRNKTMHVNVQKSIVSPVSVFLALFSCDIALDIFYYPNASPPKVSMWVGAVYIMLLAWLVIALFKGYGEALVTNMATKSTHNFRKEVINLILKVVYFLIFIVTLLGVLKQLGFNVSAIIASLGIGGLAVALAVKDVLANFFASVILLLDNSFSQGDWIVCGEVEGTVVEMGLRRTTIRAFDNALLSVPNSELAGKPIRNWSRRKVGRRIKMEIGLTYSSSQSALQLCVKDIKEMLENHPKIANGADSALQNASDYRYMFKKDIVSIDDFLGYKNNLFVFLDQFADSSINILVYCFSKTVVWEEWLEVKEDVMLKIMGIVEKHHLSFAFPSQSLYVESLPEVSLKEGAKI; encoded by the coding sequence ATGCGTTTATTATTGTGGTGGGTATTGGTGTTGTTATTGTTTTTAAATCCTTTGAGGGCGGTTGAAGAGCATGAAACGGATGCGGTGGATTTGTTTTTGATTTTCAATCAAATCAACCAACTCAATCAAGTCATTGAAACTTACAAGAAAAACCCTGAAAGAAGCGCTGAAATCTCTCTGTATAACACCCAAAAGAATGACTTGATTAAAAGTTTGACTTCTAAAGTGTTGAATGAAAGGGATAAAATTGGCATTGATATCAATCAAAATTTAAAAGAGCAAGAGAAAATCAAAAAGCGCTTGTCTAGAAGCATTAAGGGCGATAATTTCTACACTTTCATGAAAGACAGATTGTCTTTAGATATTTTGTTGATAGATGAAATTTTGTATCGTTTTATAGATAAAATCAGGAGCAGTATTGATATTTTTAGCGAACAAAAAGATGTGGAAAGTATCAGCGATTCTTTCCTTTTGCGTTTAGGGCAATTCAAACTCTACACTTTCCCTAAAAATTTAGACAATGTCAAAATGCATGAATTAGAGCAGATGTTTAGCGATTATGAATTGCGTTTGAACACTTATACCGAAGTCTTGCGTTACATTAAAAACCACCCTAAAGAAGTGCTTCCTAAAAACTTGATCATGGAAGTGAATATGGATTTTGTGTTAAACAAAATCAGCAAGGTCTTGCCTTTCACAGCCCATAGCTTGCAAGTGAGTAAGATTGCGCTTGCTTTGATGATTTTAACCTTATTGCTAGGTTTAAGGCAGTTGATCACTTGGCTTTTAGCCAAATTCCTGGATTGGATTTTTGAAATCATGCAGCGCAATAAAACAATGCATGTCAATGTGCAAAAAAGCATTGTTTCGCCGGTTTCTGTCTTTTTAGCCCTATTTAGTTGCGATATAGCTTTAGATATTTTCTACTACCCTAACGCATCGCCCCCTAAAGTTTCTATGTGGGTGGGCGCGGTGTATATCATGCTTTTAGCATGGTTAGTGATAGCGCTTTTTAAAGGCTATGGGGAAGCGTTAGTTACGAATATGGCTACCAAAAGCACGCACAATTTTAGAAAAGAAGTGATCAACTTGATTTTAAAAGTCGTGTATTTTTTGATCTTTATTGTCACGCTTTTAGGGGTTTTGAAACAACTGGGGTTTAATGTTTCAGCCATCATCGCTTCTTTAGGGATTGGGGGGTTAGCGGTGGCTTTGGCGGTTAAAGACGTGTTGGCGAATTTTTTTGCTTCTGTCATCTTGTTGTTAGACAATTCGTTTTCTCAAGGGGATTGGATTGTGTGCGGTGAAGTGGAGGGCACGGTGGTGGAAATGGGGTTAAGGCGCACCACGATCAGAGCCTTTGATAACGCTCTTTTGTCCGTGCCTAATTCAGAATTAGCCGGAAAACCCATCAGGAATTGGAGCCGGCGTAAAGTGGGAAGGCGTATTAAAATGGAAATAGGCTTAACTTATAGCTCCAGCCAAAGCGCTTTACAGCTTTGCGTGAAAGACATTAAAGAAATGCTAGAAAACCACCCTAAAATCGCCAATGGAGCCGATAGCGCTTTGCAAAACGCGAGCGATTACCGCTACATGTTTAAAAAAGATATTGTTTCTATTGACGATTTTTTAGGGTATAAAAACAATCTGTTTGTCTTTTTAGACCAGTTTGCAGACAGCTCTATCAATATTTTAGTGTATTGCTTTTCTAAAACAGTGGTTTGGGAAGAGTGGCTAGAAGTCAAAGAAGATGTGATGCTAAAAATCATGGGGATTGTGGAAAAGCACCATTTGAGTTTTGCTTTCCCATCACAGAGTTTGTATGTGGAGAGTTTGCCAGAAGTTAGCCTGAAAGAAGGGGCTAAAATCTGA
- the hpaA2 gene encoding HpaA2 protein, producing MKKGSLAIVLGSLLASGAFYTALADGMPAKQQHNNTGESVELHFHYPIKGKQEPKNSHLVVLIEPKIEINKVIPENYQKEFEKSLFLQLSSFLERKGYSVSQFKDASEIPQDIKEKALLVLRMDGNVAILEDIVEENDAANEEKVIDMSSGYLNLNFVEPKSEDIIHSFGVDISKIEAVIERVELRRTNSGGFVPKTFVHKIKETDHDQAIRKIMNQAYHKVMVHITKELSKKHMEHYEKVSSEMKKRK from the coding sequence ATGAAAAAAGGTAGTTTGGCAATCGTTTTAGGATCGCTATTAGCGAGTGGGGCGTTTTATACGGCTTTGGCTGATGGAATGCCTGCAAAGCAGCAGCACAATAATACGGGCGAGTCCGTGGAGTTGCATTTCCACTATCCTATTAAAGGCAAGCAAGAGCCTAAAAACAGCCATTTAGTCGTTTTGATCGAACCTAAAATAGAGATCAATAAAGTTATCCCTGAAAATTATCAAAAAGAGTTTGAGAAGTCTTTATTCCTCCAGTTGAGTAGTTTTTTAGAGAGAAAAGGCTATAGCGTTTCGCAATTTAAAGATGCTAGCGAAATCCCTCAAGACATCAAAGAAAAAGCGTTGCTCGTTTTACGCATGGATGGGAATGTGGCGATTTTAGAAGATATTGTGGAAGAAAACGATGCGGCAAATGAAGAAAAGGTTATAGACATGTCTTCAGGGTATTTGAACTTGAATTTTGTTGAACCAAAAAGTGAAGACATTATCCATAGTTTTGGCGTTGATATTTCAAAGATTGAGGCTGTGATTGAAAGAGTGGAATTGCGGCGCACCAATTCTGGAGGTTTTGTCCCCAAAACTTTTGTGCATAAGATTAAAGAAACCGATCATGATCAAGCCATTAGAAAGATCATGAATCAAGCCTATCACAAAGTGATGGTGCATATCACTAAAGAGTTGAGCAAAAAACACATGGAACATTATGAAAAAGTTTCTAGCGAGATGAAAAAGCGAAAGTAG
- the guaA gene encoding glutamine-hydrolyzing GMP synthase, which produces MILVLDFGSQYTQLIARRLRESGIYTEIVPFFESIENIQKKAPKGLILSGGPASVYAKDAYKPNEKIFDLNVPILGICYGMQYLVDFFGGVVVGANEQEFGKAVLEITQNSVIFEGVKIKSLVWMSHMDKVIELPKGFTTLAKSPNSPHCAIENGKIFGLQFHPEVIQSEEGGKILENFALLVCGCEKTWGMQHFAQREIARLKEKIADAKVLCAVSGGVDSTVVATLLHRAIKDNLIAVFVDHGLLRKNEKEKVQAMFKDLQIPLNTIDAKGIFLSKLKGVSEPELKRKIIGETFIEVFEKEAKKHHLKGKIEFLAQGTLYPDVIESVSVKGPSKVIKTHHNVGGLPEWMDFKLIEPLRELFKDEARLLGKELGVSQDFLMHHPFPGPGLAVRILGEVSESKIKRLQEADFIFIEELKKANLYDKVWQAFCVLLNVNSVGVMGDNRTYENAICLRAVNASDGMTASFSFLEHSFLEKVSNRITNEVSGINRVVYDITSKPPGTIEWE; this is translated from the coding sequence ATGATTTTAGTATTAGATTTTGGGAGCCAATACACACAGCTGATCGCTAGAAGATTGAGAGAGAGCGGGATTTATACAGAAATAGTCCCTTTTTTTGAAAGCATAGAAAACATTCAAAAAAAAGCCCCTAAAGGTTTGATTTTGAGTGGGGGGCCAGCGAGCGTGTACGCTAAAGACGCTTACAAGCCTAACGAGAAAATCTTTGATTTGAATGTGCCGATTTTAGGGATTTGCTACGGCATGCAGTATCTGGTGGATTTTTTTGGGGGGGTAGTGGTTGGTGCGAATGAGCAAGAATTTGGTAAGGCTGTTTTAGAAATCACTCAAAATTCCGTGATTTTTGAAGGCGTGAAGATTAAAAGCCTTGTGTGGATGAGCCATATGGATAAAGTCATAGAATTGCCTAAAGGCTTCACTACTCTTGCAAAAAGCCCTAATTCCCCCCATTGTGCGATTGAAAACGGCAAGATTTTTGGCTTGCAATTCCACCCAGAAGTCATTCAAAGCGAAGAAGGGGGTAAGATTTTAGAAAATTTTGCCCTTTTAGTTTGCGGCTGTGAAAAAACTTGGGGGATGCAGCATTTCGCTCAAAGAGAAATCGCGCGATTGAAAGAAAAAATTGCTGACGCTAAGGTTTTGTGCGCGGTGAGTGGGGGCGTGGATTCTACGGTGGTCGCTACGCTATTGCACAGAGCCATTAAGGATAATTTGATCGCTGTTTTTGTGGATCATGGCTTGTTGCGTAAAAATGAAAAAGAAAAAGTGCAAGCGATGTTTAAAGACTTGCAAATCCCCTTAAACACGATAGACGCTAAAGGAATCTTTTTGTCTAAATTAAAGGGCGTGAGCGAGCCTGAATTGAAGCGAAAAATCATCGGCGAAACCTTTATTGAAGTGTTTGAAAAAGAAGCCAAGAAGCACCATTTAAAAGGCAAAATTGAGTTTTTAGCCCAAGGCACTTTATACCCTGATGTGATTGAATCCGTGAGCGTTAAAGGGCCTTCAAAAGTGATCAAAACCCACCATAATGTGGGCGGACTGCCTGAATGGATGGACTTTAAACTCATAGAGCCTTTAAGGGAATTGTTTAAAGATGAGGCGCGTTTGTTGGGTAAGGAATTGGGCGTTAGCCAGGATTTTTTAATGCACCACCCCTTTCCAGGGCCTGGGCTTGCTGTAAGGATTTTAGGCGAAGTCAGCGAGAGTAAGATCAAACGCTTGCAAGAAGCGGATTTTATTTTTATAGAGGAACTTAAAAAAGCCAATTTGTATGACAAGGTTTGGCAAGCTTTTTGCGTGCTGTTGAATGTCAATTCTGTGGGGGTTATGGGGGATAATCGCACTTATGAAAACGCTATTTGTTTAAGAGCGGTAAATGCGAGCGATGGCATGACGGCGAGCTTTTCATTTTTAGAGCATTCTTTTTTAGAAAAGGTTTCTAATCGTATCACTAATGAAGTGAGCGGTATCAATAGGGTGGTGTATGATATTACCTCTAAACCACCAGGAACGATTGAATGGGAATGA
- a CDS encoding molybdopterin guanine dinucleotide-containing S/N-oxide reductase — MSISRRSILTKVPIALASTNCLKAVGVFEKVESIPHATHFGSFIAKVQNGVIKDIVPQKSDYNPTMMLKAMVDRVYSDSRVKYPCVRKSFLENKKNHKELRGREEFVRVSWDVALDLAAKKLKEIPKENIYNASYGGWGHAGSLHRCHHLAWRFFNTTLGGAIGTDGEYSNGAAARINPMIVGDMEVYSQQTTHEEMIKNCKVYVMWGADLLKCNRIDYFVPNHVNDSYYPKYKRAGIKFISIDPIYTETAQAFNAEWIPIRPNTDVALMLGMMHYLYTSNQYDKAFIAKYTDGFDKFLPYLLGESDNAPKNLQWASQITGVSAEKIKELADLFVSKRTFLAGNWAMQRAQYGEQPDWALIVLASMIGQVGLSGGGFGFSMHYGGNAQASSGARIVPMISQGHNSVKSTIPASRVSEAILNPDKEIDFMGKKLKLPKIKMIYNCGADLLGHEADTNELIRALRTLDCVIVHEPWWTPTAKFADIVFASTSTMERDDITFGGSYSKNVVYAMRKVVEPVYESKDDYEIFRQLALRIGGNETEQKFTESKSYVEWIKGLYEKSDGPTLKSFDQFWRDGFVEFEIPENARKFVRHAKFRQDPISNKLDTESGKIQIFSQKCADFKLADFKGHPTWFEPAEWLGSKMAETYPFHLISPHPKYRVNSQLDNTWVRNVYKIQGREPVMINELDANKLGIRHGEIVEVFNARGRLLAGAFVTKNIRQGVLSIQKGAWYDPEDERVRNPRCNGGHVNTLTSLRPTSSMTQAISANTALVNIRRLRRYELVKPYHSISTPSIIGA, encoded by the coding sequence ATGTCCATTTCACGCAGAAGTATCCTAACAAAAGTCCCCATCGCGCTCGCTAGCACTAATTGTTTGAAAGCTGTTGGTGTTTTTGAAAAAGTAGAATCCATTCCGCATGCAACGCATTTTGGTTCCTTTATCGCAAAGGTTCAAAATGGAGTGATTAAAGATATTGTCCCCCAAAAGAGCGATTATAACCCTACCATGATGTTAAAAGCGATGGTTGATAGGGTGTATTCAGATAGTAGAGTGAAGTATCCTTGCGTGCGCAAGAGTTTCTTAGAAAACAAAAAAAACCACAAAGAATTGCGCGGGAGAGAAGAGTTTGTGCGCGTGAGTTGGGATGTGGCGTTGGATTTAGCGGCTAAAAAGCTTAAAGAAATCCCTAAAGAAAACATCTATAATGCCAGTTATGGTGGCTGGGGGCATGCGGGCAGCTTGCATCGTTGCCATCATTTAGCATGGCGTTTTTTTAACACGACTTTAGGGGGGGCTATTGGCACTGATGGGGAATATAGTAATGGCGCGGCTGCAAGAATAAACCCTATGATTGTAGGGGATATGGAAGTTTATTCGCAACAAACCACGCATGAAGAGATGATTAAAAATTGTAAGGTGTATGTCATGTGGGGGGCAGATTTACTCAAGTGCAACCGCATTGATTATTTTGTGCCAAACCATGTCAATGACAGCTACTACCCCAAGTATAAAAGAGCTGGTATTAAATTCATCAGTATCGATCCCATTTATACCGAAACCGCTCAAGCCTTTAATGCTGAATGGATACCCATTCGCCCTAACACTGATGTAGCGTTAATGCTAGGCATGATGCATTATCTTTATACAAGCAATCAATATGATAAAGCGTTTATCGCTAAATACACTGATGGTTTTGATAAATTCTTACCCTATTTGCTAGGAGAGAGCGATAATGCACCTAAGAATTTACAATGGGCGTCTCAAATCACTGGAGTGAGTGCAGAAAAAATCAAAGAATTAGCGGATTTGTTTGTTTCTAAGCGCACTTTTTTAGCGGGTAATTGGGCCATGCAAAGAGCTCAGTATGGCGAGCAACCGGATTGGGCGTTAATTGTTTTAGCCAGTATGATTGGTCAAGTGGGCTTATCTGGTGGGGGCTTTGGCTTTTCTATGCATTATGGAGGGAACGCTCAAGCAAGCTCAGGGGCAAGAATTGTTCCTATGATTTCGCAAGGGCATAATTCTGTAAAAAGCACTATTCCAGCATCTAGAGTTTCTGAAGCGATTTTGAATCCGGATAAAGAAATTGATTTTATGGGTAAAAAACTTAAATTACCTAAAATCAAAATGATCTACAATTGTGGGGCGGATTTATTAGGGCATGAAGCTGATACAAACGAGCTGATTCGCGCTTTAAGGACCTTAGATTGCGTGATCGTGCATGAGCCTTGGTGGACGCCTACGGCAAAATTTGCTGATATTGTCTTTGCTTCCACTAGCACTATGGAAAGAGATGATATTACTTTTGGAGGGAGTTATTCTAAGAATGTGGTTTATGCCATGCGTAAGGTGGTAGAGCCTGTTTATGAATCTAAAGACGATTATGAGATTTTCAGACAGCTTGCTTTACGCATTGGGGGCAATGAAACAGAGCAGAAATTCACTGAATCTAAGAGTTACGTGGAATGGATTAAGGGCCTTTATGAAAAAAGCGATGGCCCTACTTTGAAATCGTTTGATCAATTTTGGAGGGATGGCTTTGTGGAGTTTGAAATCCCTGAAAATGCGAGAAAGTTTGTGCGTCATGCGAAATTCAGGCAAGACCCTATTAGTAATAAACTGGATACAGAGAGCGGGAAAATTCAAATTTTTTCTCAAAAATGCGCGGATTTTAAACTGGCCGATTTTAAAGGGCATCCTACTTGGTTTGAGCCAGCTGAGTGGCTAGGCTCTAAAATGGCTGAGACTTATCCGTTCCATTTGATCTCCCCGCACCCAAAATACCGTGTCAATTCACAGCTTGATAACACTTGGGTTAGGAATGTGTATAAAATTCAAGGCAGAGAGCCTGTAATGATCAACGAACTAGACGCTAATAAATTAGGCATTAGGCATGGTGAAATTGTAGAAGTGTTTAACGCTAGGGGGAGGTTGTTAGCAGGGGCGTTTGTAACTAAGAATATCCGTCAAGGGGTTTTGAGTATCCAAAAAGGGGCGTGGTATGACCCAGAAGATGAGAGGGTTAGAAACCCACGATGCAATGGAGGGCATGTGAATACGCTCACTTCTTTGCGCCCCACAAGCAGCATGACACAAGCCATTTCAGCCAATACCGCCTTAGTTAATATCAGAAGACTCAGAAGATATGAATTAGTCAAACCCTATCATTCTATTTCAACACCAAGCATCATTGGGGCTTAA